From one Oscillatoria sp. FACHB-1407 genomic stretch:
- a CDS encoding TPM domain-containing protein: protein MLKSSLNKIFIYLAVAMLSVMSWAIAPAAYAYDNPDLLPNAPTNIIDLADSLTTVQQADLDRHLKDFEEETGWKLRVLTQFDRTPGRAVKEFWNLDEKSVLLVADPRGGNLLNFSVGDAFYEFLPRTFWIELQTRYGNQFFVRENGEDGSILGALESVEACLRQGGCNVVPGLPKEQWILTLITSVLGGVIFGFAAHPRQPGQAFSWQWALIFSPLWGILFIAFGIGPVVTRTADWLPLLRNVAGFVLGALVAYLSPMFNASASET, encoded by the coding sequence ATGTTAAAATCCTCTCTCAATAAAATTTTCATTTACCTTGCCGTTGCTATGTTGTCGGTCATGAGTTGGGCGATCGCCCCTGCGGCTTATGCCTACGACAACCCTGATTTGTTACCCAATGCCCCGACCAACATCATTGATCTGGCTGACTCTCTCACCACCGTTCAACAAGCCGATCTAGATAGGCATCTCAAGGACTTTGAGGAGGAGACGGGCTGGAAACTGCGCGTGTTGACTCAGTTTGACCGTACTCCCGGTCGTGCCGTCAAAGAGTTTTGGAATCTCGATGAAAAAAGCGTTTTGCTAGTTGCTGATCCCCGTGGTGGCAACTTGCTCAACTTTAGTGTGGGCGATGCCTTTTATGAGTTCCTGCCCCGCACCTTTTGGATTGAATTGCAAACCCGTTATGGCAATCAGTTCTTCGTACGTGAAAACGGCGAGGATGGCTCGATTTTAGGTGCGCTGGAGTCAGTTGAAGCGTGCCTGCGTCAGGGCGGATGCAACGTTGTTCCAGGCCTGCCAAAAGAGCAATGGATCTTGACCCTGATTACTTCTGTACTAGGTGGAGTGATCTTCGGTTTTGCGGCTCACCCCCGTCAGCCTGGACAAGCCTTTTCATGGCAGTGGGCACTTATTTTTTCACCGCTTTGGGGGATTTTGTTCATCGCCTTTGGCATTGGTCCTGTCGTGACCCGCACTGCTGATTGGCTACCTCTGCTTCGTAACGTTGCTGGGTTTGTGCTGGGTGCTTTGGTTGCCTATCTCTCGCCTATGTTCAACGCTTCGGCTTCTGAAACCTGA
- a CDS encoding Uma2 family endonuclease has translation MSVAIAKWTLDDYHRMIEVGLLEGRSVELLNGEIIEMSPEGEPHAYYRTEAKDYLAVLLGDRVKIREGAPITIPSSDSEPEPDLAIVQPLGREYLRHHPYPDNIFWLIEFSNTSLAKDLDSKRKTYAIAGIREYWVMNLAKHQLHVFRHPVNGDYSSEVVLTDGDIQPLAFPDVTISVMRLLED, from the coding sequence ATGAGTGTTGCGATCGCAAAGTGGACATTAGATGACTATCACCGAATGATTGAGGTCGGGCTGCTGGAGGGGCGTTCAGTTGAGTTGCTGAATGGAGAAATTATTGAGATGTCACCTGAAGGCGAACCTCATGCCTACTACCGGACGGAAGCCAAGGATTATCTGGCTGTGCTCCTGGGCGATCGCGTCAAAATTCGAGAAGGGGCTCCCATTACAATCCCATCCAGCGATTCTGAACCAGAACCAGATCTGGCGATTGTGCAACCTTTGGGACGTGAGTATCTGCGCCACCACCCTTACCCAGACAATATCTTCTGGCTCATTGAGTTCTCCAACACCAGTCTGGCTAAGGATTTGGACAGTAAACGCAAAACGTATGCGATCGCAGGCATCCGTGAGTACTGGGTCATGAACTTAGCCAAACACCAGCTTCACGTATTCCGTCATCCGGTGAATGGTGACTATAGTTCGGAGGTTGTTTTGACGGATGGAGACATTCAACCTTTAGCATTTCCAGATGTCACGATCTCAGTCATGCGGCTACTAGAGGATTGA
- a CDS encoding tocopherol cyclase family protein — translation MSHRHPLQTPHSGYHWSGGNHRFFEGWYFRLTLPQEAQTFAFMYSMEDPVGDQACSGGVAQILGADDRYLCRTFPNVRKFWAWRDALGVGHWGKTNSETRQPGYLTPEDFDQHVLEGYQATATWHQGKLQDPVGRSAEWQYRIEPIAGWGDRNQPQRSTAGWFSYLQIFEPGWQVLMAHGLATGWIQWDNHRYNFSNAPAYAEKNWGGAFPKKWFWINCNAFAQEPELALTAVGGVRQVLWWTESVGLVGIHYQGKFYEFNSTDSHVQWCVSPWGKWQMTAETDAYRVELTGTTNASGTMVRVPSLQGMIFDCRDTTHGHVTVTLWQRDAKTDTLIISAQSNLAGLEIGGSPWTEPWYSHSHI, via the coding sequence GTGTCGCATCGTCACCCGCTGCAAACGCCTCATAGTGGCTATCACTGGAGCGGAGGGAATCATCGCTTCTTTGAAGGCTGGTACTTTCGGCTAACACTCCCCCAGGAGGCTCAAACCTTTGCCTTCATGTACTCTATGGAAGACCCTGTGGGTGATCAGGCGTGTAGCGGAGGCGTGGCTCAGATTTTAGGAGCCGATGACCGATATCTGTGCCGGACATTTCCCAATGTTCGTAAGTTTTGGGCATGGAGAGATGCCCTGGGTGTGGGGCACTGGGGTAAAACCAACAGCGAAACCAGGCAACCGGGGTATCTCACTCCCGAAGACTTTGATCAGCATGTTTTAGAGGGCTATCAAGCTACGGCTACCTGGCACCAGGGCAAGTTGCAGGACCCAGTAGGGCGATCGGCGGAATGGCAATATCGCATTGAACCAATTGCTGGTTGGGGCGATCGCAACCAACCTCAACGCTCTACAGCAGGATGGTTCTCCTATTTGCAAATTTTTGAGCCTGGATGGCAAGTGCTCATGGCGCACGGATTAGCCACTGGGTGGATTCAGTGGGATAACCACCGCTACAACTTCTCAAATGCCCCGGCTTACGCTGAAAAGAACTGGGGCGGTGCCTTCCCTAAAAAATGGTTCTGGATCAACTGCAACGCTTTTGCTCAAGAACCCGAATTAGCATTAACTGCCGTAGGTGGAGTACGTCAGGTGCTCTGGTGGACAGAATCTGTAGGACTTGTTGGGATTCATTACCAAGGCAAATTTTATGAATTCAACAGCACCGATTCTCATGTCCAATGGTGTGTCTCCCCCTGGGGCAAGTGGCAAATGACAGCTGAGACAGACGCTTATCGAGTTGAGTTAACCGGAACAACGAATGCATCCGGGACAATGGTACGAGTTCCCTCATTGCAAGGAATGATCTTTGATTGCCGAGACACCACCCACGGTCATGTAACTGTTACCCTCTGGCAACGCGATGCCAAAACGGATACGCTGATTATTTCCGCTCAAAGCAACCTGGCAGGGCTTGAGATAGGAGGTTCGCCCTGGACTGAACCGTGGTATAGCCATAGCCACATTTGA
- a CDS encoding NACHT domain-containing protein, producing MSTDSDASNQHLQMQQEVTGDRNQVIGQMLGGVVINQLTIHERIPEPSLPPPISTAKPLTQQEYRQRKVLLNKVKEYWVKGVLETSLHARALIALGLQERPDLVQRPFSGVKEFAETPGQVLPNGIPATTVFDQMEAGRTLLILGEPGSGKTITLLKLAEDLIARTETDFSQPIPVVFNLSSWARKPQSIKTWLIQELLEKYQVSKALGKTWVETEALILLLDGLDEVKAEQRSACVQALNQFMQTYGTTELTICCRIKDYQALAQQLMLRSAVCIQPLTLDQIDHYVDQVGEQLNALKTALHQDEELQALAQSPLMLSIMTLAYQGCAVEEIKHSGTIVDYRHRLFDAYIERMFQRRSTTQRYSRMQTQHWLIWLAQRMTKAAQTVFLIERLQPGWLQTSWQRLCYRLMSSVIGILIVACASSILTGVVGGLYGALWGGLTYGFRTMLVVGVLFGLAIGMGYGLGGGFLLGIIYGIVALTLNAIQPVETLRWSGLAAKQSFWQGALFGLVGGLLLGLLLGFFPQWFSNAEFTRLSTQMGGFTFGLLIGIMYGLFFAIAAGGISALLGGFRGGSIQTTSQPNQGIWSSVRNAITLSLAVGVVIEAIAVLIVGGLTDGFRDGLRNELVDGIVFALTGAVMGGLLGGGSACIRHITLRLMLYCLGYSPWNYAHFLNDCTDRLFLQKVGGGYIFVHRMLLEHFAAMSLERGGR from the coding sequence GTGTCAACGGATTCTGACGCTTCAAACCAACATTTGCAGATGCAGCAAGAGGTGACGGGCGATCGCAATCAGGTGATTGGGCAAATGTTGGGGGGTGTTGTGATCAACCAACTCACCATCCATGAGCGGATTCCTGAACCATCACTGCCACCCCCTATCAGTACAGCGAAGCCTCTGACCCAGCAGGAATATCGTCAACGCAAGGTCTTACTCAACAAGGTCAAAGAATATTGGGTCAAAGGTGTCCTCGAAACGTCTTTACATGCCAGGGCATTGATTGCACTAGGATTGCAAGAACGCCCTGACCTGGTGCAACGCCCCTTCAGTGGCGTTAAGGAGTTTGCCGAAACCCCGGGACAAGTCCTACCAAATGGCATCCCTGCCACGACCGTTTTTGACCAGATGGAAGCCGGACGCACCCTGTTGATTTTGGGCGAACCGGGTTCTGGCAAAACCATCACCCTGTTAAAGCTGGCTGAAGATTTGATCGCTCGGACGGAGACAGATTTCAGTCAACCCATTCCAGTCGTGTTCAATCTATCGTCCTGGGCTAGAAAACCGCAATCCATTAAAACCTGGTTGATTCAAGAACTGCTGGAGAAATACCAGGTCTCAAAAGCTCTGGGAAAAACCTGGGTGGAAACGGAAGCCTTGATTCTGTTACTGGATGGACTGGATGAAGTCAAAGCCGAGCAGCGCAGTGCCTGTGTGCAAGCCTTGAACCAGTTCATGCAAACCTACGGCACCACGGAACTCACGATCTGCTGCCGCATCAAGGACTATCAGGCTTTGGCCCAGCAGTTAATGCTCCGCAGTGCTGTTTGCATCCAACCCCTCACTCTGGATCAGATTGATCACTACGTCGATCAGGTCGGCGAACAACTCAACGCCTTAAAAACAGCATTGCATCAGGATGAGGAGTTGCAAGCGTTAGCTCAATCACCGCTCATGCTGAGCATTATGACGTTAGCTTATCAGGGCTGTGCCGTCGAAGAGATCAAACACAGCGGAACAATTGTTGATTATCGCCACCGTCTATTTGATGCCTATATCGAGCGTATGTTTCAACGACGGAGCACCACCCAACGCTACTCTCGGATGCAAACCCAGCACTGGTTGATCTGGTTGGCACAACGGATGACGAAAGCGGCTCAGACCGTGTTTTTAATTGAGAGATTACAGCCTGGTTGGCTACAGACTTCATGGCAGCGGCTCTGCTATCGCTTGATGAGCAGCGTCATTGGGATACTCATTGTAGCCTGTGCCAGCAGCATTCTGACTGGTGTTGTGGGTGGGTTATATGGTGCTCTATGGGGTGGGTTAACTTATGGGTTTCGCACCATGCTGGTTGTGGGGGTCTTATTTGGTCTAGCTATAGGGATGGGATATGGATTAGGGGGCGGTTTTCTACTTGGGATCATCTATGGCATTGTGGCACTCACCCTAAATGCCATTCAACCTGTTGAAACGTTGAGATGGTCTGGGCTAGCGGCCAAACAGAGTTTTTGGCAAGGTGCACTATTTGGGTTAGTTGGTGGACTGCTATTAGGGTTGTTGCTTGGGTTCTTTCCACAATGGTTTTCTAATGCAGAGTTTACGCGGCTTTCTACCCAAATGGGAGGCTTCACCTTTGGATTGCTGATAGGAATTATGTATGGATTATTTTTTGCGATCGCGGCAGGAGGAATCAGTGCCCTTTTAGGAGGGTTTCGCGGAGGCAGCATTCAAACCACGAGTCAGCCCAATCAGGGGATCTGGTCATCAGTACGGAATGCGATCACGCTGTCTCTTGCGGTAGGCGTGGTGATAGAAGCGATCGCCGTGTTAATCGTTGGTGGTCTAACCGATGGCTTTAGAGATGGCTTGCGTAATGAGTTAGTAGACGGCATCGTATTTGCACTGACTGGTGCGGTCATGGGTGGGCTGCTGGGGGGTGGTTCAGCTTGCATTCGGCACATCACTCTGCGACTGATGCTTTATTGCCTGGGGTATAGCCCCTGGAATTATGCCCACTTCCTCAACGACTGCACCGATCGCCTCTTCCTGCAAAAAGTCGGGGGTGGCTATATTTTTGTTCATCGAATGCTGCTAGAGCATTTTGCAGCAATGTCATTAGAACGGGGAGGGCGTTGA
- a CDS encoding YtxH domain-containing protein, translated as MAENGNSGAGWFVGGMLIGAAAGAVAGLLLAPRSGRETRQFLRKSADALPELAEDLSSSVQLQADRLSESAVRNWDGTLGRLREAIAAGLEASQRDRQQTISSEPKPTPESRPTVRGS; from the coding sequence ATGGCAGAGAATGGCAATAGTGGCGCAGGCTGGTTTGTCGGGGGAATGTTAATTGGTGCCGCAGCGGGTGCGGTTGCGGGATTGCTGTTAGCCCCTCGCTCTGGTCGAGAAACCCGCCAGTTTTTAAGAAAATCAGCTGATGCCTTACCAGAGTTAGCAGAAGATTTATCGAGCAGTGTGCAGTTGCAGGCAGATCGCCTTTCAGAATCAGCGGTTCGCAATTGGGATGGCACACTGGGTCGATTACGAGAAGCGATTGCCGCCGGGTTAGAAGCCAGTCAACGCGATCGCCAACAGACGATTTCGAGTGAGCCAAAACCCACTCCCGAATCTCGCCCCACGGTTCGTGGTTCTTAA
- a CDS encoding DUF1350 family protein gives MTTIFRPISHSWVAQHPDPIGVIEFLGGALYGTLPHVSYAHFLNCLYHARYTVIAVPFRLGFNHTAIAEGLLKERDRIRAELNYPATIPHVWVGHSLGCKYIVLLEALGQLFNQPSLLMAPDISDTTDALPIPALAQLLDRYNLGATPTRQAIQTLIQTSRLFNLTALISFENDTIAGNLASSPEASDVAWFANEFGNRSGSGFIKAEIAGGHREPVAIPIGKSVLRPLYQGRVVEPMVGRSLEPLAVKLLAELNAKLNGHHSLPIRSVSVRD, from the coding sequence ATGACTACAATTTTTCGACCAATTTCCCATAGTTGGGTTGCTCAACATCCTGACCCAATCGGTGTGATTGAGTTCTTAGGAGGTGCTCTCTATGGAACATTGCCTCACGTATCTTATGCACATTTTTTAAACTGTTTGTATCACGCACGATATACAGTAATTGCTGTACCCTTTCGACTTGGTTTCAATCATACTGCGATCGCTGAAGGTTTATTAAAAGAACGCGATCGCATTCGTGCAGAGTTGAATTATCCTGCTACGATTCCACACGTTTGGGTTGGTCATAGTTTGGGTTGCAAGTACATTGTGTTATTAGAAGCGTTGGGTCAACTGTTCAACCAACCCAGTTTATTGATGGCTCCTGATATCTCTGATACAACGGATGCACTCCCCATCCCAGCGTTAGCACAACTGCTCGATCGCTACAACCTGGGAGCAACACCGACTCGTCAAGCCATCCAAACTCTCATCCAAACGAGCCGATTGTTTAACCTGACAGCCCTGATCTCATTTGAGAACGACACGATTGCAGGTAATCTAGCCAGTTCACCCGAAGCAAGTGATGTTGCCTGGTTTGCCAATGAGTTCGGCAACCGATCGGGTTCAGGATTCATTAAGGCAGAAATTGCGGGAGGACACCGCGAACCAGTTGCCATCCCAATTGGAAAATCAGTGTTGCGTCCACTTTATCAAGGACGTGTGGTCGAGCCAATGGTGGGGCGATCGCTGGAACCTCTGGCAGTCAAGCTATTAGCTGAACTCAACGCTAAACTCAATGGTCATCATTCGCTACCCATACGCTCTGTATCAGTCCGTGACTAA
- the psb32 gene encoding photosystem II repair protein Psb32: MTSFHISPSQLKAKLQVALALLVGLLLPFYLWVAPANATGVYDFPIKPATGDWVIDEADILSRLTEGNVSGSLGDVAKQTGNEVRFVTIHRLDYGETIESFTNQLFEKWFPTPEEQANQVLMVLDNVTNTSAIQTGAAVKESLPDDIAESIAQETLLAPLRKGNKYNQAFSDAGDRLVAVLSGQPDPGPPVIVANVQTEGTFATPEETKQSNATVWVIGLLVAATVIPMATYYLYQILQS, translated from the coding sequence ATGACCTCTTTTCACATCTCTCCATCTCAATTAAAAGCGAAGCTCCAGGTTGCACTGGCACTTTTGGTCGGGCTGTTGTTGCCTTTTTATCTCTGGGTAGCTCCTGCCAACGCGACAGGTGTATACGACTTCCCCATCAAACCTGCCACGGGAGATTGGGTGATTGATGAGGCAGACATTTTGAGTCGCCTCACTGAAGGGAACGTCAGTGGAAGTTTGGGAGATGTAGCGAAACAGACGGGGAATGAGGTCAGGTTTGTCACGATTCATCGGTTAGATTACGGTGAGACGATTGAGAGTTTCACAAACCAACTGTTTGAAAAGTGGTTTCCCACTCCCGAAGAACAGGCTAACCAAGTCCTGATGGTTCTAGACAACGTGACGAACACCAGTGCCATTCAAACGGGAGCGGCGGTGAAAGAGAGCTTGCCCGATGACATCGCTGAAAGCATTGCTCAGGAGACGTTGTTAGCCCCTTTACGGAAAGGCAACAAGTACAATCAAGCGTTTTCAGATGCAGGCGATCGCCTCGTTGCAGTTTTATCCGGTCAGCCTGACCCCGGTCCTCCAGTAATCGTGGCAAATGTTCAAACCGAAGGAACTTTTGCGACTCCTGAGGAAACAAAGCAGAGTAATGCAACGGTTTGGGTGATTGGGTTATTGGTAGCAGCAACGGTTATTCCAATGGCGACTTACTATCTCTACCAAATCCTGCAATCCTAA
- a CDS encoding Uma2 family endonuclease: protein MTLTVEDLKRFQQQHPDYRLELVDGAIIVMSPSGFESDEIAAAIIAQLWAWVHPRRLGRVTASSAGFKLPNAGEDVRAPDASFVKAERLKRTTEDYANLVPDLIFEVRSKTDDLDTLRAKIRQFLELGTTVGALVDYRTQTIEVFRHQIDPVILSNGDRFTVPDLLPGWEMEVSSIWAPEFD from the coding sequence ATGACCCTCACCGTCGAAGACCTCAAACGCTTCCAGCAACAACATCCTGACTACCGCCTCGAACTCGTCGATGGAGCCATCATTGTCATGAGTCCATCTGGTTTTGAATCCGATGAAATCGCTGCCGCCATTATCGCCCAACTCTGGGCATGGGTTCATCCTAGACGATTAGGGCGCGTTACCGCCTCCAGCGCAGGCTTCAAACTGCCAAACGCAGGTGAAGATGTCCGCGCTCCGGATGCCTCCTTTGTCAAAGCGGAACGCCTCAAACGCACCACGGAGGACTACGCCAACCTCGTCCCCGACCTGATCTTTGAAGTTCGCTCCAAAACCGATGATCTCGACACCCTGCGTGCCAAAATCCGACAGTTTCTGGAACTGGGTACCACTGTCGGTGCCCTGGTAGACTACCGCACCCAAACTATTGAAGTCTTTCGCCACCAGATAGACCCCGTGATTCTCAGCAATGGCGATCGCTTCACCGTCCCTGACCTCCTCCCTGGTTGGGAAATGGAGGTCTCTAGCATCTGGGCACCCGAATTCGACTAA
- a CDS encoding precorrin-8X methylmutase translates to MEWHVTDAQSLRIIDREIGEHTFSPSEYEIVRRVIYATADFEYKSLIRFSDQALQAGAAALAARSTIVVDVPMVQVGITPNIQSTFSNPVYCSMDALTRPQREKTKAAWGIETLAKRYPEGIFVVGEAQTALTAIVDLIEAEEIRPALVVGTPAGFVGVDAAVQRLKDSLIPHIRIEGRKGSSVVASAIMNGLVDLAWQAYGKEGNGVG, encoded by the coding sequence ATGGAGTGGCACGTCACTGATGCTCAAAGCTTAAGGATTATCGATCGGGAAATTGGTGAACATACGTTTTCCCCCTCCGAGTACGAGATTGTACGACGAGTTATTTACGCAACAGCCGACTTTGAGTACAAGTCCTTAATCCGATTTTCTGACCAAGCTTTGCAGGCTGGAGCCGCCGCTTTGGCTGCCCGCAGCACAATTGTGGTTGATGTGCCCATGGTGCAGGTTGGCATTACCCCTAACATCCAGAGCACATTCTCTAATCCGGTCTACTGTAGTATGGATGCGCTGACCCGTCCTCAACGAGAAAAAACAAAGGCGGCGTGGGGCATTGAAACGCTGGCAAAACGCTATCCGGAAGGAATTTTTGTAGTGGGGGAAGCACAGACTGCTCTGACGGCGATCGTGGATCTGATTGAAGCAGAGGAGATTCGTCCAGCTTTGGTCGTGGGTACCCCCGCTGGGTTTGTTGGGGTTGACGCGGCAGTGCAACGGTTGAAAGATTCCCTCATTCCCCACATTCGTATCGAAGGACGCAAAGGCAGTTCTGTTGTGGCGTCTGCGATCATGAATGGATTAGTTGATCTAGCGTGGCAAGCCTACGGTAAAGAGGGCAATGGGGTTGGATAA